A single Phycisphaeraceae bacterium DNA region contains:
- the xrt gene encoding exosortase — translation MSQVLAMPTSQGVGQAPDMGRAGGVTLLRSRFTPSVIVATALVALAFVALFNSWLTTQIRISLAYPSDWGHALLVPVISGYIIYQRRAELARTPACVFWPGLPVMLLGIATYLFSLVGVRNDMIAGWAVILSLFGLVLLLLGPAMMRLLILPIAYLVFAVSISGKIMTRITTDLQFVASEGAYAMLRVLGLTVDIKGTVLTIYSSAGAAIPLNIAEQCSGLRMLVAFVALGAAVALVACREWWQRVVMVIMAVPVALFMNMMRVVVLAVASLWNPQLAEGEAHMFIGTLLLIPGFFLYMLILWILQRSVTPAPPSPVPVARSAPNTPPTWRLLASPALLTAVILMGGSALGFNTAMASLKIYLKKQPIYAPGDRQVRAVPAETASWKRIGSDGIEKEAVIETLGTQNYLNRQYMPKPGTAAEGMPILDVHLAYYTGTVDTVPHVPERCLVGGGMTMDGQSRTLPLPLDSSRWILNRDVPDALNGRVYQARTADDPALTDLPSQRINLPFDAKDIRFRITPFMDPESGRKLYAGYFFIANGGTVSSAEGVRELAFNLTDDYAYYLKVQISSSGVASEEELAAAAGSLLSELLPEIMRCTPDWVSVTSGTYPDDNPRRALSPPDR, via the coding sequence GTGTCACAAGTCCTCGCCATGCCCACCAGCCAGGGAGTCGGACAAGCCCCTGACATGGGACGCGCCGGCGGTGTGACCCTCCTGCGTTCGCGGTTCACGCCCTCCGTCATCGTGGCTACGGCCCTCGTCGCCCTCGCGTTCGTCGCGCTGTTCAACTCCTGGCTCACGACGCAGATCCGCATCTCCCTCGCCTACCCCTCCGACTGGGGCCACGCGCTGCTGGTTCCGGTCATCAGCGGCTACATCATCTACCAGCGCCGCGCCGAACTGGCCCGCACACCCGCCTGCGTGTTCTGGCCCGGTCTCCCGGTGATGCTGCTGGGCATCGCAACCTACCTCTTCTCCCTCGTCGGCGTCCGCAACGACATGATCGCCGGCTGGGCCGTGATCCTCTCTCTCTTCGGGCTCGTGCTGCTCCTGCTGGGGCCCGCGATGATGCGGCTGCTCATCCTCCCGATTGCCTACCTCGTCTTCGCGGTGTCGATCTCCGGCAAGATCATGACCCGCATCACCACCGACCTCCAGTTCGTCGCCTCCGAAGGCGCGTACGCGATGCTCCGCGTCCTCGGGCTCACCGTCGACATTAAGGGCACGGTGCTGACGATCTACTCCTCCGCCGGCGCCGCGATCCCCCTGAACATCGCCGAGCAGTGCTCGGGCCTGCGCATGCTGGTCGCGTTCGTCGCGCTGGGAGCGGCCGTGGCGCTGGTCGCCTGCCGCGAGTGGTGGCAACGGGTCGTCATGGTCATCATGGCCGTCCCCGTCGCGCTGTTCATGAACATGATGAGGGTCGTCGTCCTCGCCGTCGCTTCGCTGTGGAACCCGCAGTTGGCCGAGGGCGAGGCCCACATGTTCATCGGCACCCTCCTGCTCATCCCCGGGTTCTTCCTCTACATGCTGATCCTCTGGATCCTGCAGCGATCCGTCACACCGGCGCCGCCATCGCCCGTCCCCGTCGCCAGGTCCGCCCCCAACACCCCGCCCACGTGGCGGCTCCTCGCATCGCCGGCGCTGCTGACCGCCGTCATCCTCATGGGCGGCTCCGCGCTCGGGTTCAACACGGCAATGGCCTCGCTGAAGATCTACCTCAAGAAGCAGCCGATCTACGCCCCCGGCGATCGCCAGGTCCGCGCCGTGCCCGCCGAGACCGCCTCCTGGAAGCGCATCGGCTCCGACGGCATCGAGAAGGAAGCCGTCATCGAGACGCTCGGCACCCAGAACTACCTCAACCGCCAGTACATGCCCAAGCCCGGCACCGCGGCCGAGGGCATGCCGATCCTCGATGTGCACCTCGCCTACTACACCGGCACCGTCGACACCGTTCCCCACGTCCCGGAGCGGTGCCTGGTCGGCGGCGGCATGACGATGGACGGCCAGTCCCGCACGCTGCCCCTCCCGCTCGATTCGTCGCGCTGGATCCTCAACCGCGACGTTCCCGATGCCCTCAACGGACGGGTTTACCAGGCCCGCACCGCGGACGATCCCGCCCTCACCGACCTTCCCAGCCAGCGGATCAACCTCCCCTTCGACGCCAAGGACATCCGCTTCCGCATCACCCCGTTCATGGACCCCGAGTCAGGCCGGAAGCTGTACGCCGGGTACTTCTTCATCGCCAACGGCGGCACCGTCTCCTCCGCCGAGGGCGTCCGCGAACTGGCGTTTAACCTCACCGATGACTACGCCTATTACTTGAAGGTGCAGATCAGCAGTTCCGGCGTCGCCTCCGAAGAGGAACTCGCCGCGGCCGCCGGGAGCCTGCTCTCCGAACTCCTGCCCGAGATCATGCGGTGTACGCCCGATTGGGTCAGCGTGACCTCCGGGACCTACCCCGACGACAACCCGCGCCGGGCCCTCTCTCCCCCGGACCGCTAG